The Gossypium hirsutum isolate 1008001.06 chromosome A03, Gossypium_hirsutum_v2.1, whole genome shotgun sequence genome contains the following window.
CTTTCAGGGGTCCAATGTGGTAAAGCTGGGCTAAAATGTGTAGATACCACTCTAGAGTCCAGTAACTCCACGATGGGTGTGAAGTTAACACACCTTGGAACCTTGTATTGATTAATGGAAGCTCCTCTTGATATGGCGTAATCCATGAGTTCTTCAAACGTGCCGTTTTTCACCACCCGGATTTCGAGTGGGCCGATTGAGTTGTCAGCAACTCGGCCTTGTCGGTACACCGAGTTCATCGATTCTTCCATTGCTAAACAGCACTGTTTCAAAACATCGTCGGTGGGGGAGTTCGCGGCGTCTTTCACCAACAATTCCCAGTATATAACGTAGTGGCCGGGGATGGTTTTGGTGTCGGCGTAACTCGTGTACTCGACGACGCTGGTGTTGAATTCTCGGAGGAGCCGAGAAGCGTTCTCGACGGCTTTTTGTAACTCGGCTTCGTCGGTTTTGTCCGAGTCGATGCTGAGCAACACGTTCTTCCTCCTCACGAAATGGAACTGTGGGGCTGAGTTATGGAACCCCGTGACTCGTAAAATGTCGCCGACTCGGTACCTGCATAATCCGGCATAGGTCGTGATTACGAGCTCGTATTCTTTCCCGATTTCCACGTCAACAAGGTCAACGAGTTTAGGAGGTGAGTCACGAGTGAACCCAGCTGAGTTAGGATCATGAGGTAAGAACTCGAAATACGCCATGTTCGGCATGATAGTATACGAAACTTCCGATGGTTTGCACATGGGGTTAAGGTTTAACCCAAAATAACATTCCGATGAAGCGTACATTGTACATGCCTTAGGTAACCCACCACTGTAATAATCCAAGGTCGGAATATACTGTGCCATAGCACCCGTTACTATAACGTCGAGGTACTTAGTATTAGGCCAAATCCTTGTAATAATCCCTTCCCAGCTTTCCTTCGAACATTCATGGCGGACAAACCGAGCTAGTTCCGGGTCGGGTTTCAGGATCTTACCCATACATTCCCTTAATGACGGGTCGGTTACCTTTTGATTCAAGGTACCCGTTTCGATATCCTGAGAGAGTTGTCGCCAATTAAGCTGAAGAAACCTGATTGCACGGAGGAGACCGGAGGCGAACACCGCGCCGACACGGAGGACTTGATGGCGGTCTTGGAGACCACAAAGCATCTGTGTATACATGCTTTGGAAGGAATCAGGACAAAGGATGGCTTCGTTGGGGCTGGTGTAAACGTTGT
Protein-coding sequences here:
- the LOC107935020 gene encoding probable indole-3-acetic acid-amido synthetase GH3.1; protein product: MAVDSAISSPLGPPACEKDAKALRFIEEMTRNADSVQERVLSDILTQNSQTEYLRRFKLNRATDRDSFKSKLPVIAYEDLQPEIQRIANGDRSAILSAHPISEFLTSSGTSAGERKLMPTIKEELDRRQLLYSLLMPVMNLYVPGLDKGKGLYFLFVKSETRTPGGLLARPVLTSYYKSEHFKTRPYDPYNVYTSPNEAILCPDSFQSMYTQMLCGLQDRHQVLRVGAVFASGLLRAIRFLQLNWRQLSQDIETGTLNQKVTDPSLRECMGKILKPDPELARFVRHECSKESWEGIITRIWPNTKYLDVIVTGAMAQYIPTLDYYSGGLPKACTMYASSECYFGLNLNPMCKPSEVSYTIMPNMAYFEFLPHDPNSAGFTRDSPPKLVDLVDVEIGKEYELVITTYAGLCRYRVGDILRVTGFHNSAPQFHFVRRKNVLLSIDSDKTDEAELQKAVENASRLLREFNTSVVEYTSYADTKTIPGHYVIYWELLVKDAANSPTDDVLKQCCLAMEESMNSVYRQGRVADNSIGPLEIRVVKNGTFEELMDYAISRGASINQYKVPRCVNFTPIVELLDSRVVSTHFSPALPHWTPERRR